A genome region from Crossiella equi includes the following:
- a CDS encoding flavodoxin family protein, translating to MRALVLNCTLKKSPDVSNTERLASVVVTALRERGVEVEEVRLVDLDIAPGVSTDMGEGDAWPGVHEKLLASDILVMATPTWVGRPSSVAQRALERMDAMLSETDDQERPVAYNRVAGVVVTGNEDGAHHVISELSGGLADIGYTIPGQAWTYWNRGPGPGPSYSDIEEGHEWSHATAKTMAANLYAVATALSANPIPPRD from the coding sequence ATGCGAGCACTGGTACTGAACTGCACCCTCAAGAAGTCGCCCGATGTGTCCAACACCGAGCGGTTGGCCTCGGTGGTGGTCACCGCCCTGCGGGAGCGCGGGGTCGAGGTCGAGGAGGTGCGCCTGGTCGACCTCGACATCGCGCCCGGGGTGAGCACCGACATGGGGGAGGGGGACGCGTGGCCCGGTGTGCACGAGAAGCTCCTGGCCAGCGACATCCTCGTCATGGCCACGCCGACCTGGGTGGGGCGGCCGTCCAGTGTCGCGCAGCGGGCCTTGGAGCGCATGGACGCCATGCTGTCCGAGACCGACGACCAGGAGCGGCCCGTGGCGTACAACCGGGTCGCCGGGGTGGTGGTCACCGGGAACGAGGACGGGGCGCACCACGTCATCAGTGAGCTCAGCGGCGGGCTGGCCGACATCGGGTACACGATCCCGGGCCAGGCGTGGACGTACTGGAACCGCGGGCCCGGGCCCGGTCCGTCCTATTCGGACATCGAAGAGGGGCACGAGTGGTCGCACGCCACGGCCAAGACCATGGCGGCCAACCTGTACGCCGTCGCCACCGCGTTGAGCGCCAACCCCATCCCGCCCCGGGACTGA
- a CDS encoding ChaB family protein, whose amino-acid sequence MPGAKELPSTLRRSPKKAQETWIKAHDSAVRSYGEGERAHRTAFAAVKHAYEKVGDRWRAKKQKGPSDAQAKRKNSQQGTGTAGGVDANASKEHLYGIAKKLDIGGRSTMTKAELVKAIQKANNRKTAQAR is encoded by the coding sequence ATGCCCGGAGCCAAGGAACTGCCCAGCACACTGCGCCGTTCGCCGAAGAAGGCCCAGGAGACCTGGATCAAGGCCCACGACTCCGCCGTGCGGAGCTACGGCGAGGGGGAGCGGGCACACCGCACGGCCTTCGCGGCGGTGAAGCACGCCTACGAGAAGGTCGGCGACCGCTGGCGCGCGAAGAAGCAGAAGGGCCCGTCGGACGCCCAGGCCAAGCGGAAGAACAGCCAGCAGGGCACGGGCACCGCGGGCGGCGTGGACGCCAACGCCAGCAAGGAACACCTCTACGGCATCGCCAAGAAGCTGGACATCGGCGGCCGCTCGACCATGACCAAGGCCGAGCTGGTCAAGGCGATCCAGAAGGCGAACAACCGCAAGACCGCGCAGGCTCGCTGA
- a CDS encoding MarR family winged helix-turn-helix transcriptional regulator → MDGTPGELSLASVFDDLVRCEIRLYNALDTRLREAHGIVVSQLLMLKRLRDRPGARAADLAAHFAIGIGTTSKALDRHVGAGWVQRTPSPADRRSVLLELTPEGREVLAAAEATFDAALRELFDTHADPRHLPAAAALLTGLRRSLEQADVGRPNG, encoded by the coding sequence GTGGACGGCACCCCGGGTGAGTTGTCGCTGGCGAGCGTTTTCGACGACCTCGTCCGCTGTGAGATCCGCCTGTACAACGCGCTCGACACCCGCCTGCGCGAGGCGCACGGCATCGTGGTCAGCCAGCTGCTCATGCTCAAACGCCTGCGCGACCGACCCGGCGCGCGGGCGGCCGACCTCGCCGCGCACTTCGCCATCGGGATCGGCACCACGAGCAAGGCGCTCGACCGGCACGTGGGCGCGGGCTGGGTACAGCGCACGCCGAGCCCGGCCGACCGCCGCTCGGTGCTGCTCGAACTGACGCCGGAGGGGCGGGAAGTGCTCGCCGCCGCCGAGGCCACCTTCGACGCGGCCCTGCGCGAGCTGTTCGACACCCACGCGGACCCGCGGCACCTGCCCGCGGCCGCCGCCCTGCTCACCGGACTGCGACGCAGCCTCGAGCAGGCCGACGTCGGCCGCCCGAACGGCTGA
- a CDS encoding DUF4383 domain-containing protein, whose amino-acid sequence MAQAVTHRPVRTPVQAVAILVSIVFLAVGVLGFVPGVTTNYDQLLVAGHESHALLLGLFAVSVLHNIVHLLFGVAGLALARTPGGARGYLIGGGVIYLVLWAYGYFVEHDSPLNFVPVNTADNWLHLGLGLGMAALGILLVPRGQR is encoded by the coding sequence ATGGCGCAAGCCGTAACCCACCGTCCGGTGCGGACGCCGGTGCAGGCGGTGGCGATCCTGGTCTCGATCGTGTTCCTGGCAGTCGGGGTGCTCGGCTTCGTCCCGGGTGTGACGACCAACTACGACCAGCTGCTGGTGGCGGGGCACGAGTCGCACGCCCTGCTGCTGGGCTTGTTCGCGGTCTCGGTGCTGCACAACATCGTGCACCTGCTCTTCGGCGTCGCCGGACTGGCCCTGGCCCGCACCCCGGGCGGTGCGCGCGGCTACCTCATCGGCGGTGGGGTCATCTACCTGGTGCTGTGGGCGTACGGCTACTTCGTCGAGCACGACAGCCCGCTGAACTTCGTCCCGGTCAACACCGCGGACAACTGGCTGCACCTGGGCCTCGGCCTGGGCATGGCGGCGCTCGGCATCCTGCTGGTCCCGCGAGGTCAGCGATGA
- a CDS encoding aminotransferase class I/II-fold pyridoxal phosphate-dependent enzyme, translated as MSKPDHSRAPVLDAIREHRERNRLTFLPPGHKQGRGVDPRTLEVMGEDVFRSDVILMNGLDDRRLSKQVLTEAEDLMADAVDADRAYFSTCGSSLSVKACIITAAGPGEQLLISRNAHKSVIAGLIISGVRPVWVHPRWDPEHQLAHPPAPSDVAAAFERGPDAKGMLLITPTDYGTCAAIRETAELCHARGVPLIVDEAWGAHLPFHPDLPSWAMDAGADLCVTSVHKMGAGLEQSSVYHVQGDLVDPDILAARADLLNTTSPSSLVYGALDGWRRQMAEQGHSLLDKALELAHSTRVTLAGLRGVRVMGREDFVGPGRADDLDPLKMVVDLKELGLSGYTASEWLREEQDVEVGLADHRRFAAQLTVADDEHTAQRLVEAVTALVEAAEDLPRARPLDLPAPGELELEQAMLPRDAFFGSFEEVPASRAPGRICAETISPYPPGVPAVLPGEVITEAVVDYLRSGVEAGMHLPDPADPEVRTIRVVAD; from the coding sequence ATGAGCAAGCCCGACCACTCGCGCGCCCCGGTGCTCGACGCGATCCGCGAGCACCGGGAGCGGAACCGGCTGACCTTCCTGCCACCAGGCCACAAGCAGGGCCGGGGCGTGGACCCCCGGACCCTGGAGGTCATGGGCGAGGACGTGTTCCGGTCGGACGTGATCCTGATGAACGGCCTGGACGACCGGCGGCTGAGCAAGCAGGTGCTGACCGAGGCCGAGGACCTGATGGCCGACGCGGTGGACGCCGACCGCGCCTACTTCTCCACCTGCGGCAGCTCGCTGTCGGTCAAGGCGTGCATCATCACCGCCGCGGGACCGGGTGAGCAGCTGCTCATCTCCCGCAACGCGCACAAGTCGGTGATCGCGGGCCTGATCATCAGCGGCGTGCGCCCGGTGTGGGTGCACCCGCGCTGGGATCCGGAGCACCAGCTGGCCCATCCCCCGGCGCCCTCGGACGTGGCGGCGGCCTTCGAGCGCGGCCCGGACGCCAAGGGCATGCTGCTGATCACGCCGACCGACTACGGCACCTGCGCGGCCATCCGGGAGACCGCGGAGCTGTGTCACGCGCGCGGCGTGCCGTTGATCGTGGACGAGGCCTGGGGCGCGCACCTGCCCTTCCACCCGGACCTGCCGAGCTGGGCGATGGACGCGGGCGCGGACCTGTGCGTGACCAGCGTGCACAAGATGGGCGCGGGCCTGGAGCAGAGCTCGGTCTACCACGTCCAGGGCGACCTGGTGGACCCCGACATCCTGGCCGCACGCGCCGACCTGCTGAACACCACCAGCCCGAGCTCCCTGGTCTACGGCGCCCTGGACGGCTGGCGCAGGCAGATGGCCGAACAGGGCCACTCCCTGCTGGACAAGGCCCTGGAGCTGGCCCACTCGACGCGGGTGACCCTGGCCGGGCTGCGCGGGGTGCGGGTGATGGGCCGCGAGGACTTCGTGGGCCCGGGCCGCGCCGACGACCTGGACCCGTTGAAGATGGTGGTGGACCTCAAGGAGCTGGGGCTGAGCGGTTACACGGCCTCGGAATGGCTGCGCGAGGAACAGGACGTCGAGGTCGGCCTGGCCGACCACCGCCGCTTCGCCGCCCAGCTGACCGTCGCCGACGACGAGCACACCGCCCAGCGCCTGGTCGAGGCGGTCACCGCCCTGGTCGAAGCCGCCGAGGACCTCCCGCGGGCCCGCCCGCTGGACCTGCCCGCTCCGGGCGAGCTGGAGCTGGAGCAGGCGATGCTGCCCCGGGACGCGTTCTTCGGCTCGTTCGAGGAGGTTCCGGCCTCGCGGGCGCCCGGCCGCATCTGCGCGGAGACCATCAGCCCCTACCCGCCGGGCGTGCCTGCCGTGCTGCCCGGGGAGGTCATCACCGAGGCCGTGGTGGACTACCTGCGCAGCGGGGTCGAGGCGGGCATGCACCTGCCGGACCCGGCCGATCCGGAGGTGCGCACCATCCGGGTGGTGGCGGACTGA
- a CDS encoding low affinity iron permease family protein — MGEHSGGVMPSQANRHPSIFDRFADRANTFVSRAWFFALCVLMVLLWLPTYFLVDTIDTWQLIINTLTTIVTFLLVALLQNTQTRSDEATQQKLNAIADALSDLMSRPSHERERLAGDARELRLAVGLEKEEGS; from the coding sequence ATGGGTGAGCACAGCGGTGGGGTGATGCCGAGCCAGGCCAACCGGCATCCGTCCATTTTTGACCGATTCGCTGATCGGGCGAACACGTTCGTGTCCCGGGCCTGGTTCTTCGCACTCTGCGTGCTGATGGTGTTGTTGTGGTTGCCGACCTATTTCCTGGTGGACACCATCGACACCTGGCAGCTGATCATCAACACCTTGACCACCATCGTGACCTTCCTCCTGGTGGCGTTGTTGCAGAACACGCAGACCCGGTCCGATGAGGCCACGCAGCAGAAGCTCAACGCCATCGCGGACGCCTTGTCCGACTTGATGAGTCGGCCTTCGCACGAGCGGGAGCGGTTGGCCGGTGATGCCCGGGAGCTGCGGTTGGCGGTGGGGTTGGAGAAGGAGGAGGGCAGCTAG
- a CDS encoding UdgX family uracil-DNA binding protein (This protein belongs to the uracil DNA glycosylase superfamily, members of which act in excision repair of DNA. However, it belongs more specifically to UdgX branch, whose founding member was found to bind uracil in DNA (where it does not belong), without cleaving it, appears to promote DNA repair by a pathway involving RecA, rather than base excision.): protein MATHPGAEVPTGADLDTLRALVTDCRGCGLYRDATQAVFGDGPDRARVVFVGEQPGDEEDRKGEPFVGPAGRLLDRALADAGVDRAQVYVTNAVKHFKFKPAERGKRRVHQKPARSEVLACHPWLSAELAAVRPELVVCLGATAGQSLFGADFRITAHRGGLLDLPEEYGLAVPVLVTQHPSAVLRAPDRDAAYADLVEDLGRVPRALSGRSAPRRS from the coding sequence ATGGCGACTCACCCGGGCGCCGAGGTGCCCACCGGGGCGGACTTGGACACACTGCGCGCGCTCGTAACGGACTGCCGGGGCTGCGGCCTGTACCGGGACGCAACCCAGGCGGTCTTCGGTGACGGCCCGGACCGGGCACGCGTGGTGTTCGTGGGCGAGCAGCCCGGGGACGAGGAGGACCGGAAGGGCGAGCCGTTCGTGGGCCCGGCCGGACGGCTGCTGGACCGGGCACTGGCCGACGCCGGTGTCGACCGCGCCCAGGTGTATGTGACCAACGCGGTCAAGCACTTCAAGTTCAAGCCAGCCGAACGCGGCAAGCGCCGCGTCCACCAGAAGCCCGCCCGCTCGGAGGTCCTCGCCTGCCACCCGTGGCTGAGCGCCGAGCTGGCCGCCGTGCGCCCGGAGCTGGTGGTGTGCCTGGGGGCCACGGCCGGGCAGTCGCTGTTCGGCGCCGACTTCCGCATCACCGCCCACCGGGGCGGGCTGCTGGACCTGCCCGAGGAGTACGGCCTGGCCGTCCCCGTGCTGGTCACCCAGCACCCCTCGGCCGTGCTGCGCGCCCCCGACCGCGACGCCGCCTACGCGGACCTGGTCGAGGATCTGGGGCGCGTGCCGAGGGCACTCAGCGGTCGCAGCGCTCCGCGGCGGTCTTGA